The proteins below come from a single Piscinibacter gummiphilus genomic window:
- the yidD gene encoding membrane protein insertion efficiency factor YidD, whose amino-acid sequence MRSAALAAIGLYQKYISPYKGFCCAYRQHTGRASCSTFGYRAVRRHGVLPGLSLIRRRTELCGVVHRHHHAEPRRRSPSQRGDCDLGCALPCEPSCDLPLPSGNTVSKVCDFANCCDCGSCDWPDKKNKQDKDKDNYVYIPPNAWRPKPKGQGREAGPNPSIERTSPGKPGLASHVKR is encoded by the coding sequence ATGCGCAGCGCAGCACTCGCAGCTATTGGTCTCTATCAGAAGTACATCTCGCCCTACAAAGGCTTCTGTTGCGCCTATCGCCAGCACACAGGGCGCGCAAGTTGCTCCACGTTCGGCTATCGGGCTGTCCGGCGGCACGGCGTATTGCCCGGCCTAAGCCTCATTCGCAGGCGCACAGAACTGTGCGGCGTCGTACACCGTCACCATCACGCCGAGCCGCGAAGAAGAAGCCCTTCGCAGCGCGGCGATTGCGATCTCGGGTGCGCTTTGCCTTGCGAGCCCAGCTGCGACTTGCCGCTTCCCAGCGGAAATACAGTGTCCAAAGTCTGCGATTTCGCTAACTGCTGCGATTGCGGCAGTTGCGACTGGCCAGACAAGAAGAACAAGCAAGACAAAGACAAGGACAACTACGTCTACATTCCGCCAAACGCTTGGCGCCCAAAGCCCAAGGGGCAAGGCCGCGAGGCTGGGCCTAACCCTTCCATCGAGAGGACCAGTCCCGGCAAGCCGGGCCTGGCCTCTCATGTCAAACGTTAG
- a CDS encoding SMI1/KNR4 family protein, producing MSDLSEKLQSLQMEMPGWCIAPTEELVLGYEKQFGLTLPPDYRAFLAEFGGCLVNASAPFQEPTPFGRNGIVDHFFGFMPEARSCCDVRANTARIEGAPDVVAIAGDLMGGMIWLKCTGIDTGNVYYYDHEQRASWPDERFNAHFSALSSDIENYLALRRQNQLPQKTAGYANLYRMAATFSGFVSSLERDA from the coding sequence TTGAGTGACTTGTCAGAAAAGCTGCAATCCCTCCAGATGGAGATGCCGGGTTGGTGTATCGCTCCAACAGAAGAGCTCGTACTCGGGTACGAGAAGCAGTTTGGTCTAACGTTGCCGCCAGACTACCGTGCGTTCCTCGCCGAATTTGGCGGTTGCCTAGTCAATGCCTCCGCTCCTTTTCAGGAGCCCACTCCCTTTGGTCGAAACGGCATCGTTGATCATTTCTTCGGCTTTATGCCCGAGGCCAGAAGCTGCTGCGATGTCCGGGCCAACACAGCACGGATCGAAGGCGCACCAGATGTCGTGGCGATTGCGGGCGATCTCATGGGTGGAATGATTTGGCTGAAATGCACCGGGATCGATACCGGAAACGTCTACTACTATGACCATGAGCAACGGGCGTCTTGGCCGGATGAAAGGTTCAATGCCCACTTCTCGGCACTGAGCTCGGACATCGAGAACTACCTTGCATTACGTCGGCAGAACCAGTTGCCTCAAAAAACCGCTGGCTACGCGAACCTATATCGAATGGCAGCAACTTTTTCCGGGTTCGTCAGTTCCCTCGAGCGAGACGCCTAA
- a CDS encoding gamma-glutamylcyclotransferase family protein, whose amino-acid sequence MLQTQKRIAAFFYGSFIRREVMALGGFHPETVEVAKLNGYDITFDPHANIFRSSQHAVCGVLVYPSHEELNKLYSRDGVGVFLPDAVVVETSDNRMLPAICYMPPGRKNDPADLAYVEHIIKAAREHGFPQWYLSRLEEFRSSPKAERATRTDA is encoded by the coding sequence TTGCTTCAGACTCAAAAGCGAATCGCCGCGTTCTTCTACGGAAGCTTCATCCGCAGAGAGGTCATGGCCTTGGGTGGCTTTCATCCCGAAACGGTCGAAGTCGCGAAACTGAACGGGTATGACATCACCTTTGATCCACATGCAAATATCTTTCGATCTAGTCAGCACGCCGTTTGCGGCGTCTTGGTGTACCCATCGCACGAAGAACTGAACAAGCTGTACTCTAGAGACGGGGTTGGTGTCTTCCTTCCCGATGCCGTGGTTGTGGAAACCAGCGACAACAGAATGCTGCCGGCCATTTGCTACATGCCGCCCGGGCGAAAGAACGATCCCGCCGATCTTGCCTATGTCGAGCACATCATTAAGGCGGCTAGGGAGCATGGCTTTCCACAGTGGTACTTGAGCCGCTTAGAGGAGTTTCGCTCGTCTCCAAAGGCAGAACGTGCAACACGCACCGACGCCTAA
- a CDS encoding nucleotidyltransferase family protein: MRALKAARSLGLPSWCIGAGVVRNLVWDHLHGFKAETPAEDIDFVFFEPNNLSPELERHLEVRLSRAEPSFNWEAVNQAAVHTWLKPQAAQEARPFRSLAEGVASWPEVATCVGISLTGEEKIEVIAPHGLTDLFEMVVRWNPTRVPTLVYEERVAKKRFAHRWPRVKVLAC; encoded by the coding sequence ATGCGAGCACTCAAAGCGGCAAGAAGCCTTGGCTTGCCCTCTTGGTGCATAGGCGCCGGTGTCGTTCGCAATCTGGTCTGGGATCACCTACACGGCTTCAAAGCAGAGACTCCGGCTGAAGACATCGATTTCGTCTTCTTTGAGCCAAACAATCTGTCTCCAGAGTTGGAGCGTCACCTAGAAGTCAGGCTGTCACGAGCAGAGCCCAGCTTCAACTGGGAGGCAGTCAATCAAGCTGCCGTTCACACCTGGCTCAAACCTCAAGCCGCGCAAGAAGCTCGGCCATTCAGGTCACTAGCTGAAGGCGTTGCCTCCTGGCCTGAAGTAGCCACATGCGTGGGTATCTCGCTCACCGGAGAAGAGAAGATCGAAGTCATTGCCCCTCATGGGCTGACCGATCTCTTTGAGATGGTTGTCCGCTGGAATCCCACACGCGTTCCCACCCTCGTCTACGAAGAGCGGGTAGCAAAGAAGCGCTTCGCGCACCGCTGGCCTCGGGTTAAGGTCTTGGCATGCTAA
- a CDS encoding SRPBCC family protein: MASIHRSVQIQAPASQVWNALQDVGALHTKLVPGFVVDCRLEGEARHVTFANGMTAKEHIVDVSSERMRVSWSAVGGRLTHHNASAQVIPTGETSCEVIWIADLLPHEMASPIAGMIEQGLKAMKTFQESKNAA, from the coding sequence ATGGCATCAATACATCGGTCAGTTCAGATCCAAGCGCCAGCTTCTCAAGTGTGGAATGCTCTTCAAGACGTCGGAGCGCTACATACAAAGCTAGTCCCCGGCTTTGTCGTCGACTGTAGGCTTGAGGGTGAAGCGCGACATGTCACGTTTGCGAATGGAATGACGGCAAAAGAACATATCGTCGATGTCAGCAGCGAGCGGATGCGAGTTTCATGGTCAGCCGTTGGTGGCCGCCTAACTCACCACAACGCATCCGCCCAGGTCATCCCAACTGGAGAAACTTCATGCGAAGTCATCTGGATTGCCGATCTACTTCCACATGAAATGGCTTCGCCAATTGCTGGAATGATTGAGCAGGGCCTCAAAGCAATGAAGACATTCCAAGAGTCGAAGAATGCCGCCTAA